Proteins encoded in a region of the Neodiprion lecontei isolate iyNeoLeco1 chromosome 5, iyNeoLeco1.1, whole genome shotgun sequence genome:
- the LOC107223030 gene encoding protein disulfide-isomerase A6 homolog isoform X1, whose translation MEVLIAGLVLLIVGANALYPTSSDVVDLTPSNFDRLVLQSDNVWIVEFYAPWCGHCQQLVPEYGKAATALKGVVKVGGVNADEHKSLAGKYGVRGFPTIKIFGADKNKPDDYDGARSAQAIVDAGLNAAKQKSYAALGGKKSSSGSKSGDVKDVIELTDSNFNKLVLDSDDMWLVEFYAPWCGHCKNLAPHWASAATELKGKVKLGALDATVHTLKASEYGVQGYPTIKFFAPGKKDSDSVADYDGGRTGSDIVNWALDKLAENIPAPEVVQILGERSLKDACESKPLCVVSVLPHILDCQADCRNGYLKILKALAEKYKKKMWGWVWAEAGAQPNIEEALEIGGFGYPAMAVVNVKKMKYSLLRGSFSQDGISEFLRDLSYGRGGTAPLKGAQLPPIYETEPWDGKDGEPPQEEDIDLSDVDLDDKDEL comes from the exons ATGGAGGTCTTGATAg CAGGTCTAGTTCTGCTCATCGTTGGGGCAAATGCTCTGTACCCGACCAGTTCGGATGTCGTCGACCTTACACCCAGCAACTTTGATCGTCTTGTACTGCAGAGCGACAATGTCTGGATCGTCGAGTTTTACGCTCCTTGGTGTGGCCACTGTCAGCAACTGGTACCCGAATATGGGAAAGCGGCAACAGCGCTTAAG GGTGTCGTGAAAGTTGGCGGCGTTAATGCAGACGAGCACAAATCCCTTGCAGGAAAGTACGGAGTGAGAGGATTTCCCACAATAAAGATTTTTGGTGCGGATAAAAACAAACCTGACGATTACGACGGTGCGAGATCTGCCCAGGCAATCGTTGACGCTGGATTAAATGCTGCTAAGCAAAAGTCGTACGCTGCTCTCGGAGGGAAGAAGAGCAGCTCAGGCTCTAAG TCTGGGGACGTGAAGGATGTGATTGAGCTGACTGACTCGAACTTCAACAAACTGGTACTAGATTCAGATGATATGTGGCTCGTTGAATTCTACGCCCCGTGGTGTGGTCACTGTAAGAATCTGGCGCCACACTGGGCGTCTGCAGCGACAGAACTGAAGGGTAAAGTAAAGCTTGGGGCACTTGATGCTACTGTGCATACGCTTAAG GCGAGCGAGTACGGAGTCCAAGGTTATCCGACAATCAAGTTCTTCGCTCCGGGTAAGAAGGATTCAGACTCAGTCGCGGACTACGACGGCGGACGCACCGGTAGCGACATCGTTAACTGGGCGCTTGACAAACTCGCTGAGAATATTCCGGCCCCTGAGGTTGTCCAGATACTCGGTGAGAGAAGCCTCAAGGATGCCTGTGAGAGCAAACCGCTCTGCGTCGTTTCAGTGTTGCCGCACATTCTCGACTGCCAGGCAGACTGCAGAAACGGATACTTGAAGATCCTCAAGGCGCTCGCCGAGAAGTACAAGAAAAAGATGTGGGG ATGGGTTTGGGCGGAAGCCGGTGCTCAGCCAAACATCGAAGAGGCCCTGGAGATCGGAGGTTTCGGCTACCCAGCTATGGCAGTGGTCAACGTTAAGAAGATGAAGTATTCATTGCTGAGGGGCAGCTTCTCCCAGGACGGTATCAGCGAGTTCCTGCGGGACTTGAGCTACGGACGAGGGGGAACGGCGCCCCTAAAGGGAGCCCAGCTCCCTCCGATCTACGAGACCGAGCCCTGGGACGGAAAAGATGGCGAGCCACCCCAGGAAGAAGATATTGACCTGAGCGACGTCGACCTGGACGACAAAGACGAGCTTTAA
- the LOC107223028 gene encoding uncharacterized protein LOC107223028 produces MLRKHAILVAAVLLLIGDTDAAFPFRSGGRSSGSGVRQYRSKGNYYGDLGSAGGDATARSAEHGKRDVDLAKGSKGLSAWGIIAIVLGVILVGTGGYYAFVFYPYICKRERSYDMIELTNVL; encoded by the exons ATGCTGAGAAAACACGCTATTCTCGTAGCCGCAGTCTTAC TACTGATCGGCGATACCGACGCCGCGTTTCCGTTTCGCAGCGGCGGGCGGAGTTCGGGCAGCGGCGTCAGGCAGTACCGCAGCAAAGGAAATTACTACGGCGATTTGGGGTCCGCTGGTGGCGACGCCACTGCTCGTTCTGCGGAGCACGGAAAACGCGATGTCGACCTGGCCAAGGGCAGCAAGGGCCTTTCGGCCTGGGGCATCATAGCCATTGTGCTGGGCGTGATCCTTGTCGGCACCGGCGGCTATTACGCCTTCGTCTTCTATCCCTACATCTGCAAGAGGGAACGCAGCTACGATATGATAGAGTTGACCAACGTTCTCTGA
- the LOC107223023 gene encoding leucine-rich repeat-containing protein 23-like, with protein sequence MSSEASNYSQSVEEPEDHPTFGGESGHWVSSREDGEEECCLTFDEATRGLCMLGKNDSGLKYSYLMLNVSEKGLTDISIIPTFRNVIFVNVSGNRLTRAALQVFSSMTYLLMIQADRNRITLPDLEPMVYLQVLTLNDNEISETSGIGHRLLECLELNRNRIRRVSLSPYVLENLRVLELRGNLLTTTNGIFFPSLVALYVAENRIERFEGLVTLVNLKTLHARGNRISVLDGFATSCVKLSYVNLRENRIARLAEFGKLRCLQSLETIVVSQNPVVNALPDDEDEDDAAGYRVKLIAMIPNLVRIDKGVVSDDERKDAEALRRRIVQDGSGFPEIDEDSTSAKISNGGSVMNA encoded by the coding sequence aTGTCGTCGGAAGCCTCTAACTATTCGCAGTCGGTCGAAGAACCCGAGGATCATCCGACGTTCGGAGGTGAAAGCGGGCACTGGGTTAGTTCCCGAGAGGATGGCGAAGAGGAGTGTTGTCTGACCTTCGACGAGGCTACGAGGGGTCTCTGCATGCTGGGGAAGAACGACTCCGGGCTCAAGTATTCGTACTTGATGCTTAACGTCTCGGAGAAGGGGCTGACCGATATCAGTATCATTCCGACCTTCAGGAACGTCATTTTCGTCAACGTTTCCGGCAATCGGCTGACGCGCGCCGCGCTTCAGGTCTTCAGTTCGATGACCTACCTCCTGATGATCCAGGCTGACCGAAACAGGATCACGTTGCCCGACTTGGAGCCGATGGTCTACCTGCAGGTGCTCACCTTGAACGACAACGAGATATCAGAGACTAGTGGGATCGGGCACCGGCTGCTGGAatgcctggagctgaaccgcaACAGGATAAGGAGAGTGTCCCTGAGCCCATACGTCCTTGAGAATCTCAGGGTGCTCGAGCTCCGCGGAAACCTGCTGACCACCACCAACGGGATTTTCTTCCCCAGTTTGGTCGCGCTCTACGTCGCGGAAAACAGAATCGAGCGGTTCGAGGGCCTCGTGACGCTCGTCAATTTGAAGACGCTCCACGCTCGCGGTAACCGGATATCCGTGCTCGACGGCTTCGCGACCTCCTGCGTCAAGTTGAGCTACGTTAATTTGAGGGAGAACAGAATAGCGAGGCTTGCGGAGTTCGGGAAACTCCGATGCTTGCAGAGTCTGGAGACGATTGTTGTATCCCAGAATCCGGTGGTGAATGCGCTACCTGATGATGAAGATGAGGACGACGCGGCCGGATACAGGGTTAAATTGATCGCAATGATTCCAAATCTGGTGAGGATCGATAAAGGAGTTGTGAGTGACGATGAACGCAAGGATGCCGAAGCTTTGCGCCGACGTATCGTCCAGGATGGATCTGGTTTCCCCGAAATTGACGAGGACTCGACTTCAGCGAAAATTAGTAATGGAGGAAGTGTAATGAATGCTTAA
- the LOC107223030 gene encoding protein disulfide-isomerase A6 homolog isoform X2, with product MEVLIGLVLLIVGANALYPTSSDVVDLTPSNFDRLVLQSDNVWIVEFYAPWCGHCQQLVPEYGKAATALKGVVKVGGVNADEHKSLAGKYGVRGFPTIKIFGADKNKPDDYDGARSAQAIVDAGLNAAKQKSYAALGGKKSSSGSKSGDVKDVIELTDSNFNKLVLDSDDMWLVEFYAPWCGHCKNLAPHWASAATELKGKVKLGALDATVHTLKASEYGVQGYPTIKFFAPGKKDSDSVADYDGGRTGSDIVNWALDKLAENIPAPEVVQILGERSLKDACESKPLCVVSVLPHILDCQADCRNGYLKILKALAEKYKKKMWGWVWAEAGAQPNIEEALEIGGFGYPAMAVVNVKKMKYSLLRGSFSQDGISEFLRDLSYGRGGTAPLKGAQLPPIYETEPWDGKDGEPPQEEDIDLSDVDLDDKDEL from the exons ATGGAGGTCTTGATAg GTCTAGTTCTGCTCATCGTTGGGGCAAATGCTCTGTACCCGACCAGTTCGGATGTCGTCGACCTTACACCCAGCAACTTTGATCGTCTTGTACTGCAGAGCGACAATGTCTGGATCGTCGAGTTTTACGCTCCTTGGTGTGGCCACTGTCAGCAACTGGTACCCGAATATGGGAAAGCGGCAACAGCGCTTAAG GGTGTCGTGAAAGTTGGCGGCGTTAATGCAGACGAGCACAAATCCCTTGCAGGAAAGTACGGAGTGAGAGGATTTCCCACAATAAAGATTTTTGGTGCGGATAAAAACAAACCTGACGATTACGACGGTGCGAGATCTGCCCAGGCAATCGTTGACGCTGGATTAAATGCTGCTAAGCAAAAGTCGTACGCTGCTCTCGGAGGGAAGAAGAGCAGCTCAGGCTCTAAG TCTGGGGACGTGAAGGATGTGATTGAGCTGACTGACTCGAACTTCAACAAACTGGTACTAGATTCAGATGATATGTGGCTCGTTGAATTCTACGCCCCGTGGTGTGGTCACTGTAAGAATCTGGCGCCACACTGGGCGTCTGCAGCGACAGAACTGAAGGGTAAAGTAAAGCTTGGGGCACTTGATGCTACTGTGCATACGCTTAAG GCGAGCGAGTACGGAGTCCAAGGTTATCCGACAATCAAGTTCTTCGCTCCGGGTAAGAAGGATTCAGACTCAGTCGCGGACTACGACGGCGGACGCACCGGTAGCGACATCGTTAACTGGGCGCTTGACAAACTCGCTGAGAATATTCCGGCCCCTGAGGTTGTCCAGATACTCGGTGAGAGAAGCCTCAAGGATGCCTGTGAGAGCAAACCGCTCTGCGTCGTTTCAGTGTTGCCGCACATTCTCGACTGCCAGGCAGACTGCAGAAACGGATACTTGAAGATCCTCAAGGCGCTCGCCGAGAAGTACAAGAAAAAGATGTGGGG ATGGGTTTGGGCGGAAGCCGGTGCTCAGCCAAACATCGAAGAGGCCCTGGAGATCGGAGGTTTCGGCTACCCAGCTATGGCAGTGGTCAACGTTAAGAAGATGAAGTATTCATTGCTGAGGGGCAGCTTCTCCCAGGACGGTATCAGCGAGTTCCTGCGGGACTTGAGCTACGGACGAGGGGGAACGGCGCCCCTAAAGGGAGCCCAGCTCCCTCCGATCTACGAGACCGAGCCCTGGGACGGAAAAGATGGCGAGCCACCCCAGGAAGAAGATATTGACCTGAGCGACGTCGACCTGGACGACAAAGACGAGCTTTAA
- the LOC107223024 gene encoding uncharacterized protein CFAP97D2-like: protein MQSTKSCHEFVTPCQRKTYEYHRARVKSATSVVDVVPPKVRPHIKFDAKKRQLEAERQARIVRDNFILLKKLQSIMHGNKKSKIHMK from the exons ATGCAGTCTACCAAAAGCTGTCATGAATTCGTTACGCCGTGTCAACGGAAAACTTACGAATATCATCGAGCTAGA GTAAAAAGTGCGACATCTGTGGTTGACGTCGTTCCGCCGAAAGTAAGACCTCACATTAAGTTTGATGCCAAGAAGAGGCAGCTGGAGGCTGAAAGACAAGCGAGAATAGTCAGGGATAATTTCATCCTGCTCAAGAAGCTCCAGTCAATAATGCacggtaataaaaaaagtaaaatacacatgaaataa